In the genome of Ignavibacteriales bacterium, one region contains:
- the ccoG gene encoding cytochrome c oxidase accessory protein CcoG — protein sequence MIEVNEEKQTFRNELATVSKEGKRNWIYPKKPAGRFYNARTVVSFILLAILIGTPFIKIDGHPYILFDFLSRNFILFGIPFGTHDFHLFVLAMISIIVFIILFTVVFGRVFCGWACPQTIFMEMVFRKIEYFIEGDANQQRQLKKAPWTASKIFKKTLKQSIFFAIAFFISNIFLSYIIGMDELLKIVSAPPSEHTKGFIAILAFSGVFYWVFSYFREQACTIVCPYGRLQGVLLDQDSIVIAYDHVRGEPRGKLKKNEDTSSQGDCIDCHLCVDVCPTGIDIRNGIQLECVNCTACIDACDNVMDKISKPRGLIRYDSLNGITKKLKFRFTPRMMGYSVVLTVLLSVLTFLLVTRSDFSINILRTPGMLYQELPDDMVSNIYDLNIVNKTFDKADIDIKLDDVNGELKLIGNKISLAPQGIADAKFMIILPKADLKKMNTPVTLSIYSNNKLLKMISTTFLGPVKMKEKTENQ from the coding sequence ATGATTGAAGTTAATGAAGAGAAGCAAACGTTCAGAAATGAATTAGCGACAGTTAGCAAAGAAGGTAAAAGAAACTGGATCTACCCGAAAAAACCAGCGGGTAGATTTTATAACGCAAGAACTGTGGTGAGTTTTATTTTACTCGCTATCCTGATCGGAACGCCCTTCATTAAAATTGACGGACACCCGTATATTCTTTTTGATTTTCTTAGCCGTAATTTCATTTTGTTCGGCATTCCTTTTGGCACTCACGATTTTCATCTCTTTGTGCTTGCAATGATATCAATAATTGTATTTATAATTTTATTCACCGTTGTATTCGGCAGAGTGTTTTGCGGTTGGGCATGCCCGCAAACGATTTTTATGGAAATGGTTTTCAGGAAAATCGAATACTTTATTGAAGGTGATGCAAATCAGCAAAGACAATTAAAAAAAGCACCGTGGACAGCATCAAAGATTTTCAAAAAAACTTTGAAGCAATCAATATTTTTTGCGATAGCTTTTTTCATTTCAAATATATTTCTCTCATACATCATTGGTATGGATGAGCTATTAAAAATTGTCAGTGCCCCTCCATCGGAACATACGAAAGGGTTCATAGCTATACTTGCTTTTTCAGGAGTTTTTTATTGGGTGTTTTCATATTTTAGAGAACAGGCTTGTACAATTGTGTGCCCGTACGGAAGACTGCAGGGAGTCTTACTCGACCAGGATTCAATTGTTATTGCGTATGATCACGTTCGCGGTGAGCCAAGAGGTAAGCTCAAAAAAAATGAAGATACTTCATCACAGGGAGATTGTATCGATTGTCACTTATGCGTTGATGTTTGTCCAACCGGAATCGACATACGAAACGGGATTCAGCTTGAATGCGTGAACTGTACAGCCTGCATAGATGCCTGCGACAATGTTATGGATAAAATTTCAAAACCGCGCGGACTTATCCGTTATGATTCACTTAACGGTATAACAAAAAAACTTAAGTTCAGATTTACACCTCGTATGATGGGATATTCCGTAGTCCTAACTGTTCTTTTGAGTGTGTTAACTTTCCTTTTAGTTACAAGAAGTGATTTCAGTATAAACATTTTAAGAACACCCGGAATGTTATACCAGGAACTGCCGGACGATATGGTCAGCAATATTTATGATCTGAATATTGTGAACAAGACTTTCGACAAAGCTGATATAGATATTAAGCTGGATGATGTAAACGGCGAATTAAAATTGATAGGAAATAAAATTTCTTTGGCACCTCAGGGTATTGCTGACGCAAAATTCATGATCATATTGCCAAAAGCGGATCTTAAGAAAATGAATACTCCCGTTACACTGAGTATTTATTCAAACAACAAATTGTTAAAGATGATAAGCACAACATTTCTTGGTCCGGTTAAAATGAAAGA